tcaaggttacaaaaagtgggcggagccaaaaacaaatttcactgggaaaatataaactgcagccattcgtacactgttaatagcagggttctcaaactttgcacagttggtcactgggtgactgggattaatattcaggaaaatgggtggagcctacaacagccaatcaaaatgcacctgttgattttcaaggggaaaattcaaattgctgccattcttacactgctaatagcagatgcctaaaacctggtacagtcggtgactggggttaaaattcagaaaggggtgaactaacaaacagccaatcagatttgtttaatttcaatgggaatatagcaATGATTGATacaaaggaccccaaagctcataaacttggtaattgtatgtcaagtttagaaaaagtttgtggtgccaacaactacattttttacatggcagggcaaaattcatctattgtttttaaaggggaatatttacgttgctagcatttttacactgttaatggcagaggcctcaaatctgatacagtcggtcattgggagaCTGGGGTCCAAAGTCActgaagggggtggagccacaaacagccattcagatttattagattgatttcagccattatgttattgacagggtttttaaacttgacacagttggtcagtgGATGACAGGGATTActattcaggaaagtaggtggagcctacagcagccaatcaaaattcacctgttgattttaaaggagaatatttacattgctgccattcatacacttgtagtggcagaggcctcaaatctggtacagtcagtcactgggagactggggtttaaattttaaaaagggggctggccaaaaacagccaatcagatttgtttaaatttaatgggaaaacacaatttattgatgccaaagaccccaaagctcataaatttggtcattgtgtgactgtatgtcaaggttagaaatagtgggcggagccaaaaacaactaactttttacatgggaaaatataaagtgcagctattcttacactgttaatggcagggttctcaagcttgacacagttggtcactgggtgactgggattaatatttagaaaagtaggtggagcctacaacagccaatcataattcacctattgattttcaagggaaatattgaaactgctgccattcttacactgttaatggcagaggcctcaaatctgctacagtcagtcattaagtgactggggttcaaattcactaaaggggtggtgtCACAAGCAGCCAATCCAatgtctttgctggataaactgcttccattcacacaattttgatgccaggaacccgaaagctcacaaacttggtcattgagtgactgtgtgtcaaggttacaaaactgggtggagtcaaaaacagatttcccttggaatatgtaaactgcagcccttcttcactgttaatggcagggttctcaaactttccaCAGCTGGTTACTcggtggctgggattaatattcagaaaattgggtggagcctaaacagccaatcaaaattcacctgttgattttcaaggtgaaaattacaattgctgccattcttgaattGTTAATagaacaagcctcaaacctggtacagttggtcattgggtcactggggttcaaattcagaaaaggggcagagccacaaacagccaatcagatttgtttcatttcactgggagaaTACAATGTTTttatgccaaggactccaaagctcataaatgtggtcattgagtgactgtgtgtccaggttacaaaaagtgggtagagccaaaaactaatttcactgggaaaatataaactgcaacccttcttacactgttcatggcagggtcctaaaactttgcccagatggtcattgagtgattaatattcagggaagttggtggagcctataatagcctcaaaattcacctgttgattttcaaatggaatatttacattgctgccattttcacactgtgaatagcagatgcctcaaacctggtcattgggtgactggggttcaaatgctggagaggggcagagccacaaacagacaatctgatgtgtttaatttctatgggaatgtacaaattattgatgtcaaagaccccaaagctcacaaacttggtaattaagtGTTTATGTGGTAGGGTTagacaaaagtgggtggagtcaacaccagccaaatacatacccaggcaacgctgggtcatcagctagttttaaaaataaaaatctcttAGGATTTATGTTCATTCTCAGACATATTAATTAACAACTAATGTGATATTATTTAGCAATTTAAGTAAAGCTCTCTTTATCTCCTGGTTCCTCAGGCTGTAGATGATGGGATTCATCAATGGTGTCACTAAAATGTATAATAAGGATATATATTTGTTTATGTTGACTTCGCTGCAAACTGTTGGTATCATATAAACTGTAATCAGAGTTCCATAATAAGTACAGACAGTAACCAGGTGGGAGCTGCAGGTGGAGAAGGCCTTTTTTCTACCACAAGCAGAAGATATCTTCAGGATGGTAAAAGAAATGCAAATATAGGTTGCAATTATAAATACAAATGGAAAAAATATCATGAGTAATGATGTGATAAAGTCTTGTAGCATCAAACCAGATGTGTCTGAGGTGGACAACCCTACAACTGGTCCAAAATCACAGAAGAAGTGATCAATGTAATTCAGGTTACAAAAGCTTAATTGACACACCACAATTATTTCACTTGATGTTACCAAAGTGTCTAGAAACCAAGAACCAGCAACAAGCTGCTGACAAACACGAGGGTTCATAATAGAAGAATATCGCAGTGGGCTGCAAATTGCCAAATATCGATCAAAGGACATGGCAGCAATAAGACAACATTGCCCAAATCCAAAAAGTCCAAAGCAATATAGCTGGATAATGCATTCAGTCAATGACAGCTTTCTTTCCTCAGTTAACATACAATCCAGCATCAGAGGCACCACACTGCTGGTCAGGAGAACATCAGCTGTAGCTAAATGTTTGAGAAAGAAGTACATTGGGATTTTAAGATGGTGAACAGTAGTCACCAAAATGATAATGAGAAGGTTGCCACAAAGTATCATCATGtagattaaaataaaaacaataaataatagAGCTTTGAATTTGTGATTAACTTGAAATCCTAGTAAACTAATCTGAGTAACTTGAGTCTGATTGGCTTCACACATGGGTAAAGGTATTACCGAATGCaaaacaaatgtattttctgagctggaaaaaaaaaaaaaaaagttggcttAAACTCCCTAAACTAAAATGTAAGTACCTACTAATAAGCACATAAGAggacatttgaaagtattccctgtgtgtaaaaatgtttactttcaaTGAAGAGAGCTGTAAAATTTGGTTCTGTTTTGCTAATCTCTGGTAATTGTCAAATGTAATCCTTGAAAGTAAGAAGTCCTCTACCTGGTCtcttcaatccccccccccctacccccgaaACAGGTGGTTTCCGAGCGCCAAAACcaggcaccccatagcagcaatgtagtGATGCACGGGGCATGTATGGGAAATGCAGGGCTCCGGTGGTTGCCGGACCGCGAATTACATCTCCCACCGACATGCAACAATTTGGAGGGGGGAATAGTCCTTATTGCCACCTGGGAAGTTTTTGCTGCAGCAGGGAGAGCCTTCATTTGGCTCTCCTGGCGCCCAACTCACTGGCGGCTCACCAATACATATACCACCACCACCCTCTTCTTCCCCTGAAGTGATTAAGCGATTGCCAATAAATATTAGATTTAATAAATATTTGCACATTTTTAGCAAAGTGATTAAAACTTTTTAATCTTGTATTTTTTGTATAGTTTTACTGTAATTCTATTAAAACATGTAAACTACAATAACAATTTATCTGCAACGTTTGttcatgaaaaaaatatatatatattataaaaaaattgAATGTTCAGAATATTGTTTTGTCTATTTGTAATGTAATAACATGTGTAAAAGTAATGTTTCTATTGCTCACAAATTCACTTTACAGAAGGAgtaacatgaatacattttaacaAAGTGACCTCTTGCATCCCAAAATCCACTAAAGGAgtatctagattgtaagcctttgggcagggtcctcctccttttgtgtcctacctgatcatgcacctccattactgtgaacccatgctatgcatttgagtgaacctaacttgcctaatctccatgctccatccagtgactaagcattaccttgtactcatactgtgctgtgtgatctccatgctccatccagtgactaagcattaccttgtactcatactgtgctgtgtgatctggtttgcatgtattcctgtattgtcatattgctgtatgtcacccctaaatattgtctgtaacctaaactaatgtccagcgctgcataatatgttggcgcttcataaattcaataaataacaataaaagaAGTTAGCCAAATTACTCTAAAATAACAAGTATTACCAAAAGTGTGTCTAAAGTAATAATTTATAGTTTATTCCATTACCACTTTTGCATTAAGGACATATTTCATACATACAAAAAGGAGGTCTCTCGTGCCTCCTCGAAGTAGGAGATATGGCCTAGAGCAGGGATGCCCATTGTGTAGATCgccatctactggtagatcgcaaaGGATTTCATGGTAGATTCCAaccgcactacattttccattctgtatgtaCAATTGTGCTTCTAAAATTGCACAtgcgtagatcattttgacttgctaatttttaaagtagctcacaagcccaaAAACGTTTTGGCACCCCTGGCCTAGAGAAAACAGACTTGTATGCACTCCACATCCACGGCAGCACTGATCAGTGCAAGGGACCATGTGGCCCTTCTCCCCGATCGGGGCCTTGGCCATTAAGCCACAGGTTCCCTGTTACAGTGAGTAACAGTGATCATTGTAAACAGTGCACAGGAAGTACATGCACATGACCCCAGTATtgttccactgattggtcaaagggATCATATGATCCCTTGACCcctgtggctgcagtgattggTCCCTTGACCAATTAGTGTTCTCCCATTCCCTCAATGTTCATCATTACTGCTAGTAATAGAGatcatcaataaaaaaaaaaataataataataatatttaattttaaaaaaaaggtagaaaaaaaaacagtgctcATGTCCCCCTAAGGCAAGGATTGGTGCAAGGGATCCGTACCCATGATGTggtgtttttatgtttttcatGATGGGCTGCTTctaatcagctctgataagaatcctcgactgagcattcagtctagctttgccccggaatgattatagctgagtctgtcttctctgatgtcttttaaagcccaagccttcccccttctggctctgctataatgactcagctataatgattcctgagaaaagccagactaaatgctcagtcggggattttatcagggctgataacaagcaggctgagcagtgaaggatgaaacagagagctgagtaggtgttttctctaatgttcccactgatatatatggtaaaatacatgagggtgcttcatctctggatcACTTTAAATCTGTGaagtgctaaattgtaaaaaatcgccttgtcactagggggtataaaccactggtcctcaagaggttaatatgcTATTTACTTTCTTGCTGTCATTCAATCATTAATTTACTATGTCTAATATTTTCTGAATCATTGATCCAATGTAACTACATAACCAGGTGCCCCCTGGCTACATGATTGGAGCACTGAAAATTCTGCCACAAAAAGGGACAGCATTTTTTTAATGGAATAAAGATGGAATCTTGCACATCATTTTATCTTCTGGTATACTTTGATAATATCTGTTGTTTAAAGCAATATGTCAAGCAACACatggcacatttaaaaaaaagaaactttATTAACAGCATCATAAAAATGAAATGTGAAGCATGAACATTGCACCTGGTGTGGAATAAGGCAAAAACTCTTTAAAAAATGCTATAAAGGATAAGTAAGACCACAGGATAATAGTATATCCATAGTTCCATACTGTAGCCAATCTGACATTCAGCACAGTATGTCTTCTCCTGGAAAAGATAAGAATGCATCTGCTGATTTTTAGCTAGTGGTGTGTTCAATTGTCAGACCGAGAGGCAAACTGTGTATATATTTAACTGTCCAGACAATTTATAAAGACAAGACTGGAGGTATAAAATTCCAGGTGGGTTGTGAGAATTATGAATGCCCCTTGTGTCCACAGAAGCAGGAGAGAATGTATTCATGTTGCTAATTAATATCAGAGGACATCAGTGCAATTTTGAATATTGTATGCTATTTAAAGGTTGCAGATATTTAGTAGTGGTTATGAGGATTATAATAAAACAGTACAATAACAGactgtcatattattattattattattattattattattattattattagtagtagtagtagtagtagtagtagtagtagtagtagtagtagtagtagtagcagtagtagtagtagtagtagtagtagtagtagtagtagtagtagtagtagtagtagtagtagcagtagtagtagtagtagtagtagtagtagtagtagtagtagtagtagtagtagtagtagtagcagtagtagtagtagtagtagtagtagtagtagtagtagtagtagtagtagtagtagtggtagtagtagtagtagtagtagtagtagcagtagtagtagtagtagcagtagtagtagtagtagactactgcaatgcccttctgtctgaccTCCCTATGATCCGAATTGCACtgttgcagtccatcatgaatgcggcagccaaaaTTATTCACTCCTCCCTTCACTCCACCACggcagctcccctccgtgaatctctCCATTGGTTTTCCattcagtccagaatcagattcaagatactgtgtctgacctacaaatctgtccaacctacacttccgatcttactcagaggtaaggtacacctagccgctcactccgctcctccaatgaacgtcacctgaccgcccccccccccatatcacctagtcccatgcacgcctccaggacttctcaagagctgtttCAACACTAGGAACTTTCTACATCCACCCAtttgggcagccccctccttcaacatcttcaagaaggccctcaaaactcaccttttcactctggcctactacccctcacaagtgctctaaacccgcagcagaactctggtcccctacctttcgtgtccctacctctccctctagattgtaagcctttgggcagggtcctcctccttttgtgtcctacctgatcatgcacctccattactgtgaacccatgctaggcatctgagtgaacctaacttgcctaatctccaggctcccatccagtgactaagcattaccttgtactcatactgtgctgtgtgatctccatgctcccctccagtgactaagcattaccttgtactcatactgtgctgtgtgatctggtctttcatgtattcctgtaatgtcatattgctgtttgtcacccctaaatattgtctttaACCTAAACTAATtttcagcgctgtgtaatatgttggcgctttatgaatacaataaagaaatacataaataagtagtagaagtagaagtagaagtagtagtagtagtagtagtagtagtagtagtagtagtagtagtagtagtggtagtagtagtagtggtagtagtggtagtagtagtggtagtagtagtagtagtagtagtagtagtagtggtagtagtagtagtagtagtagtagtggtagtagtagtagtagtagtagtagtagtagtggtagtggtagtagtagtagtagtagtagtagtagtagtagtagtagtggtagtagtggtagtagtagtagtagtagtagtggtagtggtagtagtagtagtagtagtagtggtagtagtagtagtagtagtagtagtagtagtagtagtagtagtagtggtagtagtagtagtagtagtagtagtagtagtagtagtagtagtagtagtagtagtagtagtagtagtagtagtagtggtagtagtagtagtagtagtagtagtagtagtagtagtagtagtagtggtagtagtagtagtggtagtagtagtagtagtagtagtagtagtagtagtagtagtagtagtagtagtagtagtagtaatagtagtagtagtagtagtagtagtagtagtagtagtagtagtagtagtagtagtagtagtagtagtagtagtagtagtagtggtagtagtagtagtagtagtagtagtagtagtggtagtggtagtagtggtagtagtagtagtagtagtagtagtagtagt
This DNA window, taken from Hyperolius riggenbachi isolate aHypRig1 chromosome 3, aHypRig1.pri, whole genome shotgun sequence, encodes the following:
- the LOC137561981 gene encoding olfactory receptor 10C1-like; the encoded protein is MCEANQTQVTQISLLGFQVNHKFKALLFIVFILIYMMILCGNLLIIILVTTVHHLKIPMYFFLKHLATADVLLTSSVVPLMLDCMLTEERKLSLTECIIQLYCFGLFGFGQCCLIAAMSFDRYLAICSPLRYSSIMNPRVCQQLVAGSWFLDTLVTSSEIIVVCQLSFCNLNYIDHFFCDFGPVVGLSTSDTSGLMLQDFITSLLMIFFPFVFIIATYICISFTILKISSACGRKKAFSTCSSHLVTVCTYYGTLITVYMIPTVCSEVNINKYISLLYILVTPLMNPIIYSLRNQEIKRALLKLLNNITLVVN